From a region of the Castanea sativa cultivar Marrone di Chiusa Pesio chromosome 10, ASM4071231v1 genome:
- the LOC142611909 gene encoding uncharacterized protein LOC142611909 — protein sequence MFNEIDGNFNDVAIRTFKVGLPVEHDLRKSLTRKLVRSVRQLMDRIDEYKRVEKDQQQGKGKAKVVSTVFQELMHQILEKIKNEMYFQWPNKMGGDPLRRNQSLHCQYHQERGHTTEDCRTLWSHLEQLVKIGKLKQFLYQSSGQGGQVGSRPRRDAPIGPPLGTISIILAALGRTSSQLSRVMSMARSSAKGSSLELKSSRMEGRQTLSFSDEDKAETL from the exons atgttcaacgagattgATGGGAACTTTAATGACGTGGCtataaggactttcaaggttgGCTTGCCTGTCGAGCATGATCttagaaagtctttgactaggAAACTGGTTAGAAGTGTGCGCcagctcatggaccgtattgatgagtataagCGGGTCGAGAAGGACCAACAACAAGGAAAAGGGAAGGCCAAG GTAGTCAGTACTGTGTTCCAAGAGCTAATGCACCAAATCCTggagaaaattaagaatgagATGTACTTTCAATGGCCGAACAAGATGGGAGGGGACCCCTTGAGGCGTAACCAAAGCCTTCACTGCCAATACCACCAGGAGCGAGGGCATACCACTGAAGATTGCAGGACGTTATGGAGTCACCTAGAGCAGCTAGTCAAGATtggaaagttaaagcaattccTATATCAGTCTAGTGGACAAGGTGGTCAGGTAGGATCGAGGCCTCGGAGAGATGCTCCTATAGGACCACCTCTGGGCACAATCAGCATCATTCTCGCTGCTCTTGGAAGGACTAGTTCTCAGCTGTCTAGGGTGATGTCTATGGCTCGATCGTCTGCCAAGGGCTCGTCCCTCGAGCTAAAGAGTAGCAGAATGGAGGGCCGCCAGACTTTGAGCTTCTCGGACGAGGATAAGGCCGAAACATTGTAA
- the LOC142611910 gene encoding uncharacterized protein LOC142611910, whose translation MKLSYFQDPPKEFIDIMWEIKDRSTVLIGSCLPLRYGAQVIPSAPDTAKWWPPKPGWYKVNTDGAIFEDLRGCGVGVVIRNDRGEIMGAMSKKLDLPLRVLEVETKAVEEGLWFAANFGLKDIIIECDAQQVVKCLGRQIVPPSSICLIMDGIWGGLKSFNDWEIIHTQRNGNQAAHILARQAKFLDDCNIWVEDTPPSIVDQI comes from the exons ATGAAGCTGTCCTATTTCCAAGATCCTCCTAAGGAGTTCATTGACATCATGTGGGAGATTAAGGACAGGAGCACAGTTTTAATTGGGAGCTGTTTGCCATTACGGTATGGA GCTCAAGTCATTCCTTCTGCTCCTGATACGGCCAAGTGGTGGCCTCCAAAACCAGGTTGGTATAAAGTGAACACTGATGGGGCAATCTTTGAGGACTTAAGGGGATGTGGCGTGGGTGTGGTTATAAGAAATGACAGAGGTGAGATCATGGGAGCTATGAGCAAGAAACTTGATCTGCCATTAAGAGTTCTGGAAGTAGAGACAAAAGCCGTGGAGGAAGGTTTGTGGTTTGCTGCAAACTTTGGCCTCAAAGACATCATAATCGAGTGCGATGCTCAACAGGTGGTCAAGTGCTTAGGTAGGCAGATTGTACCCCCGAGTTCTATATGTTTAATTATGGATGGAATTTGGGGGGGACTGAAGAGCTTCAACGATTGGGAGATAATCCATACCCAAAGAAACGGCAACCAAGCTGCTCACATTTTGGCTAGGCAAGCCAAATTTCTTGATGATTGTAATATCTGGGTAGAAGATACTCCGCCCAGCATTGTTGACCAAATTTGA